The Neomonachus schauinslandi chromosome 11, ASM220157v2, whole genome shotgun sequence genome contains a region encoding:
- the SLN gene encoding sarcolipin, whose product MGISTRELFLNFTIVLITVILMWLLVRSYQY is encoded by the coding sequence ATGGGGATATCCACCCGGGAGCTGTTTCTCAACTTCACTATTGTCCTGATCACTGTGATTCTTATGTGGCTCCTTGTGAGGTCCTATCAGTACTGA